The genomic DNA GTTCGACTACCGCTTCCATATAATCGCCTCCAAAACTAGATCTACCTCCATTTTCCTCGAATTCACCACTCATCTACACTGTCTGGAGATTGTAATTGATCTCCGTCTGCAGACGGAATTTATGACTTCAGATATTTTAAAACCATTCTTTCATATTCGTAGAGCATATCTTCAAAACGTTCTTTACTCCGGTGAAAAAGTAAATGGAGGAAGATGCCATCGAGGCATGCCCAAAACAATCGAGAGAACGTTGAAACCTCCACATCTGATCGGAATTCTTCTGCTTGGATGCCTTCAGTGATAATCTCTTCAATGAAACGTGCGAAATCGTTTGCTCTTTCATCAAATAACGCTTGTTTCTCTGTTTTGGAGGTGAAGATCCAAAATTCAAACTGGACAGCAATCGAGTCGTATGAGATGACACTGCTGTCACCTTGATAAAAATAGCGAAAAATATATTTCATTTTTTCCGTAGCACAATCGATTCCCGCCAATTGTTTCTTTATTTCAAAATACTTTTCCGTTCGTTTCGCATTCAATCTGTGAAAGATCTCTTCCTTACTCTTGAAATACAGATAGATTGATCCTTTACTCGTTCCAGAAGCCTTTGCGATATCATCGACGGACGTTTCGTTATACCCTTTTTCCGCAAAGCATTTGGCTGCAGCGTCTAAAATGGCTTCGGTTTTTTCTTCTTTATATTTCTTCGACACACGTGGCATTTACCTTCATAGACTCCCTCATGTTTTTTTCCATACAGACTTGTTCAATCATGGTCTCAAAACCTAAACGACGAACCGCTTCATAATCTGCCAGCTTCTGTTTCGAAAGGTTGATTACAATCCTTTTACAAGACAATTCAGGTGCAAACACCTTTGCTAAAAGGGCTGATCGCAGTTCATCTGGATTTTCCGTCAGCGGGGAAA from Pseudalkalibacillus sp. SCS-8 includes the following:
- a CDS encoding TetR/AcrR family transcriptional regulator, producing MPRVSKKYKEEKTEAILDAAAKCFAEKGYNETSVDDIAKASGTSKGSIYLYFKSKEEIFHRLNAKRTEKYFEIKKQLAGIDCATEKMKYIFRYFYQGDSSVISYDSIAVQFEFWIFTSKTEKQALFDERANDFARFIEEIITEGIQAEEFRSDVEVSTFSRLFWACLDGIFLHLLFHRSKERFEDMLYEYERMVLKYLKS